A single window of Granulicella cerasi DNA harbors:
- a CDS encoding efflux RND transporter periplasmic adaptor subunit, with protein sequence MSTENLSQQKKFGRTLGIVVLVLAAIVLAIASLQVDRHPRTDDATVRANTIAFAPEVEGRLEKLNVQDNQLVHKGDVLFEIDARPFEYALEQAKAEQATLEGQILDAQRHIATERSAVQTAQANVLSSKSGISAAQANYQASQAAVERAKAAQSSADAQLKYAQNDYDRIAPLLKKHYVTVQQVDQAQTALRVAQDASQQAASQLLQSQAQASMAMAAKQSAEAGLQASTGKYGEAVHTVDDLVTLEAQRPIKQAKVEQAQLNLEWCKVRAPFDGYVVNMNISQGEYAKPGTPMFTLVDTSHWWVLANYRESKLKHIHEGDHVEVYLMEHPSQKYDGVVDSVGRGVFPEDGGTAAGLPNVDRTLNWVHLSARFPVRIRVTNPDPAFFRVGATAITVVR encoded by the coding sequence ATGTCCACTGAAAACCTTTCGCAACAGAAGAAGTTCGGACGTACCCTCGGCATCGTCGTGCTGGTGCTCGCAGCGATCGTGCTCGCGATCGCCTCTCTACAGGTTGATCGTCATCCGCGCACGGATGACGCCACAGTGCGCGCCAACACGATCGCGTTCGCGCCTGAGGTGGAAGGCCGCCTCGAGAAGTTGAATGTGCAGGACAACCAGCTCGTCCACAAGGGTGATGTGCTCTTCGAGATCGATGCGCGTCCGTTCGAGTACGCGTTGGAGCAGGCGAAAGCCGAACAGGCCACGCTCGAAGGGCAGATCCTCGATGCGCAGCGCCACATCGCGACCGAGCGCTCAGCCGTGCAGACGGCGCAGGCCAACGTTCTCAGCTCGAAGAGCGGCATCAGCGCAGCGCAGGCAAACTACCAGGCATCGCAAGCTGCGGTGGAGCGCGCGAAAGCGGCGCAGTCGTCCGCCGACGCGCAGTTGAAGTATGCGCAGAACGACTATGACCGCATAGCGCCGCTGCTGAAGAAGCACTACGTGACGGTGCAGCAGGTGGACCAGGCGCAGACCGCACTGCGCGTCGCACAGGATGCGTCGCAACAAGCGGCTTCGCAGTTGCTGCAGTCGCAGGCGCAGGCGTCTATGGCGATGGCGGCGAAGCAATCTGCCGAAGCGGGCTTGCAAGCTTCCACGGGGAAATACGGTGAGGCCGTGCATACGGTCGATGACCTCGTAACGCTGGAAGCGCAGCGCCCCATCAAGCAGGCAAAGGTGGAGCAGGCGCAGCTCAACCTCGAGTGGTGCAAGGTGCGCGCGCCGTTTGATGGCTACGTGGTGAACATGAATATCTCGCAGGGTGAGTATGCCAAGCCAGGCACGCCGATGTTCACGCTGGTGGACACGAGCCACTGGTGGGTGCTCGCGAACTATCGCGAGTCGAAGCTCAAGCATATCCATGAAGGCGACCACGTTGAGGTTTACCTGATGGAGCACCCATCGCAGAAGTATGACGGCGTGGTGGATAGCGTAGGTCGCGGCGTTTTCCCGGAAGATGGCGGCACCGCTGCGGGTTTGCCGAACGTCGATCGCACGCTGAACTGGGTGCACCTTTCGGCGCGCTTCCCTGTTCGTATCCGCGTCACAAACCCTGACCCTGCATTCTTCCGCGTGGGTGCAACGGCCATCACCGTAGTTCGCTAA
- a CDS encoding YtcA family lipoprotein has product MKIFRPQLSLLMLPLLAGCSRNPNVEIVGSYFPGWMVSLVAGVVLTALAHMLLRRRGLLHSIGHPALMYPAMTLLFTCLLWLIFFA; this is encoded by the coding sequence ATGAAGATCTTTCGTCCTCAACTTTCGCTCCTCATGCTGCCGTTGCTCGCAGGCTGCAGCCGCAATCCGAACGTCGAAATCGTCGGCTCGTACTTTCCCGGCTGGATGGTCTCGCTAGTGGCTGGCGTGGTGCTGACGGCACTGGCGCACATGCTCTTGCGCCGCCGCGGACTGCTGCATTCGATCGGTCATCCTGCGTTGATGTACCCCGCGATGACGTTGCTGTTTACCTGCCTGCTTTGGCTCATCTTTTTCGCATAA
- the bglX gene encoding beta-glucosidase BglX, whose protein sequence is MKKAFVCLGLCVLAASAQKTQPKDDATAFANRLLASMTLDEKIEQMEQAAGQNYTPQQADELARKGVGSFLFLTDPVRINELQKIAVTQTPHKIPLIFGYDVIHGFRTINPVPIAMAASWDASLAEHAQSMAAREARAAGVEWAFSPMVDIARDPRWGRIMEGAGEDPYLGEQMAAAQVRGFQGPVVGAPDHILASVKHFAAYGAPYGGRDYDSVDLSEDALRNVYLRPYAAAAKAGAATFMSAYTDVDSVPATGNRWLQHDILRGEWGFKGFTVSDWDAVKNLQTHGYAANPAEAAQRAVEADVNMEMTSDVYRKELPALVKSGKVTVAQIDALVRPILEMKYRLGLFTNPYVDLDKFKRETLSAEQRESARKAAEQVAVLLKNDGHLLPLAKSAKTIALIGPLADSKVDTLGSWSLHAQYADTVTIAEGMRQKFPQAKLLVDKGVEIVRPTSSIFDGQAAEPKPTLLTDADKKAAFEKAIDDVKQADIAVLVLGEAMNMSGEQASRATLTLPGKQQELLEAAVATGKPVVLVIMAARPLEIGWAVDHVPAILDIWYPGTEGGHAVANLLAGDANPGGKLPVTWPRAVGQVPIFYAHYLTQDPSQIGNRYWDMPSTPQYPFGYGLSYTNFTVDGLKLGSETLAHNGTLKVSVQVHNTGSVAGAEVVQVYTHQRAGSASRPVRELRAFSKVTLAAGESREVTLDVPAAELTFWSPSLRRWVLEPGTFDLWAGDSSDASLHTTFTLQ, encoded by the coding sequence ATGAAGAAAGCATTCGTGTGCCTTGGCCTGTGTGTACTGGCGGCCAGCGCGCAGAAGACCCAGCCCAAAGATGACGCAACAGCGTTCGCCAATCGCCTGCTGGCGAGCATGACGCTCGACGAAAAGATCGAGCAGATGGAGCAGGCCGCGGGACAGAACTATACGCCGCAGCAGGCCGATGAGCTGGCGCGCAAGGGCGTAGGCTCGTTCCTCTTCCTCACCGATCCGGTGCGTATCAACGAGCTGCAGAAGATTGCCGTCACGCAGACGCCGCACAAGATTCCGCTGATCTTCGGCTACGACGTCATCCACGGCTTCCGCACCATCAACCCCGTGCCGATCGCAATGGCCGCGTCCTGGGACGCGTCGCTGGCCGAGCACGCGCAGTCGATGGCGGCGCGTGAAGCTCGCGCCGCTGGTGTAGAGTGGGCGTTCTCGCCGATGGTTGACATCGCTCGCGATCCTCGCTGGGGACGCATCATGGAAGGCGCTGGCGAAGACCCGTATCTCGGCGAGCAGATGGCCGCAGCGCAGGTGCGCGGCTTTCAAGGTCCGGTCGTTGGAGCGCCCGATCACATCCTCGCTAGCGTGAAGCATTTCGCCGCATACGGCGCGCCGTACGGCGGACGTGATTACGACTCGGTTGACCTTTCCGAAGACGCGCTGCGCAATGTGTATCTGCGCCCCTACGCGGCTGCTGCGAAGGCTGGCGCGGCGACGTTCATGTCCGCGTACACCGACGTCGATTCAGTGCCTGCGACGGGCAACCGCTGGCTGCAACATGACATTTTGCGCGGCGAGTGGGGCTTCAAGGGCTTCACCGTCAGCGATTGGGATGCGGTGAAAAATCTGCAGACGCACGGCTACGCGGCGAACCCGGCAGAGGCTGCGCAACGCGCCGTGGAAGCCGATGTGAACATGGAGATGACCAGCGATGTCTATCGCAAGGAGCTCCCGGCGCTGGTGAAGTCGGGCAAGGTTACCGTGGCGCAGATCGATGCGTTGGTGCGACCGATCCTCGAGATGAAGTATCGCCTCGGCCTCTTCACGAACCCCTACGTGGATCTCGACAAGTTCAAGCGCGAGACGCTCTCCGCCGAACAGCGCGAGAGCGCACGCAAGGCCGCAGAACAGGTTGCCGTGCTGTTGAAGAATGACGGCCATCTGCTGCCGCTTGCGAAGTCGGCAAAGACCATTGCGCTCATCGGCCCGCTGGCAGACTCGAAGGTCGACACGCTCGGGTCGTGGTCGCTTCATGCGCAGTATGCGGATACGGTAACGATCGCCGAAGGCATGCGCCAGAAGTTCCCGCAGGCGAAGCTGCTCGTGGACAAGGGCGTGGAGATCGTTCGCCCCACGTCGTCGATCTTCGACGGACAGGCCGCTGAGCCGAAGCCGACGTTGCTGACCGACGCTGACAAGAAAGCAGCCTTTGAGAAGGCCATTGACGACGTGAAGCAGGCAGACATCGCCGTGCTCGTGCTGGGCGAAGCGATGAACATGAGCGGCGAGCAGGCAAGCCGCGCCACGTTGACGCTCCCCGGCAAGCAGCAGGAGTTGCTGGAGGCTGCTGTCGCCACCGGCAAGCCGGTCGTGCTGGTCATCATGGCCGCACGTCCGCTGGAGATCGGTTGGGCTGTCGATCACGTGCCCGCGATCCTCGACATCTGGTACCCCGGTACGGAGGGCGGCCATGCGGTCGCCAACCTGCTTGCGGGTGACGCCAACCCGGGCGGCAAGCTGCCGGTCACTTGGCCGCGTGCCGTGGGGCAGGTGCCGATTTTCTACGCGCACTACCTCACGCAGGACCCCTCGCAGATCGGCAACCGCTATTGGGACATGCCTTCCACGCCGCAGTACCCCTTCGGCTACGGTCTCAGCTATACGAATTTCACGGTCGATGGCCTGAAGCTCGGCTCCGAGACGCTGGCGCACAACGGCACGCTGAAGGTCTCGGTGCAGGTGCACAACACCGGTTCGGTCGCCGGAGCGGAGGTCGTGCAGGTCTACACGCACCAGCGTGCGGGCAGCGCCTCGCGTCCGGTGCGCGAACTGCGTGCCTTCAGCAAGGTCACGCTGGCCGCAGGGGAGTCCCGCGAGGTCACGCTGGACGTCCCGGCCGCAGAGCTGACGTTCTGGAGCCCGTCGCTGCGCCGCTGGGTGCTCGAGCCGGGAACCTTCGATCTCTGGGCGGGAGATAGCAGCGACGCGTCCCTCCACACGACCTTCACCCTCCAATAG
- a CDS encoding FUSC family protein: MSKTRKFGRLLQDEMTPYPGRAAGALRDTLVLLLSVALAMTFRTPGMQLAAALLLLMQRERPGLTMRVALEIIVSTALALAVSCTWVQLTDGTEGARFYGVMVLIFCSAFCMVASTMALPSTIFGFYGFVFLSNWDGHHSADYNVRFGLNYLASMALGVACLVAVEYGFGTRHPAEELARELRRRMSALAELFSSLANDEPRNDPHSFRQTHRKVLQLAHAGDMRLRELYDRFRDSSAAQDVPVGLQYRIGIATRALQRSVALGFSTQQEESGVERLRAYAALAELCRAAAEDKAPTTSAHFESDSRTLQELHAELGEYLAVQHASGEIAAEPQASRMKARSAFFVPDAFTTPDAAVYALKLTLAAMICYVLYNAIAWPGILTCVVTVLFTGLSTTGAMKQKQLYRFSGAAIGGLIGIFVVSVFFPNMDSITSLIVLFAPICFFAGWVMRSPNMGYIGVQIAFAFFLTTIGGFGPSTQVTPARDRLIGVALGILALWLVFDQLWPVRTTDALRRTLQRIGLATEQLRTEENAGRFESLRSMVSTELANAQQLEVAVHFDVGRHQKRELLETRKLLHRIEAAAAEFYAEAASHF; encoded by the coding sequence ATGAGCAAGACACGCAAATTCGGACGGTTGTTGCAGGACGAGATGACGCCGTATCCCGGCCGCGCTGCGGGTGCGCTGCGCGACACGCTGGTGCTGCTGCTCTCGGTCGCGCTGGCGATGACCTTTCGCACGCCGGGCATGCAGTTGGCCGCAGCGCTGCTGCTGCTCATGCAGCGCGAACGCCCGGGCCTGACGATGCGTGTGGCGCTCGAGATCATCGTCTCCACCGCGCTTGCGCTCGCTGTGAGCTGCACGTGGGTACAGCTCACCGATGGCACCGAAGGCGCACGCTTCTACGGCGTGATGGTGCTCATTTTCTGCTCGGCGTTCTGCATGGTGGCGTCCACGATGGCGCTGCCGTCGACGATCTTCGGCTTCTACGGATTCGTGTTTCTCTCCAACTGGGACGGCCATCATTCGGCCGACTACAACGTGCGCTTCGGGCTGAATTACCTGGCTTCGATGGCGCTCGGCGTAGCCTGCCTCGTGGCCGTGGAGTACGGCTTCGGCACGCGGCATCCGGCGGAGGAGCTGGCGCGCGAGTTGCGCCGACGCATGAGCGCCCTGGCCGAGCTCTTCAGCTCGCTTGCGAACGATGAGCCGCGCAACGATCCTCACAGCTTTCGCCAGACGCATCGCAAGGTGCTGCAACTGGCCCACGCGGGCGACATGCGACTGCGCGAGCTTTACGATCGCTTCCGCGATTCGAGCGCTGCGCAGGACGTGCCGGTCGGCCTGCAATATCGCATCGGCATCGCCACGCGCGCGCTGCAGCGCAGCGTGGCGCTGGGATTTTCTACGCAGCAGGAAGAGAGCGGCGTCGAGCGCCTGCGTGCGTATGCAGCGCTGGCCGAGCTTTGCCGCGCGGCTGCAGAGGACAAGGCGCCGACGACCTCTGCACACTTCGAGAGTGACTCCAGGACATTGCAGGAACTTCACGCAGAGCTCGGCGAATATCTCGCCGTGCAACACGCGTCCGGGGAAATCGCCGCTGAGCCGCAGGCGTCGCGAATGAAAGCGCGCAGTGCGTTCTTTGTGCCCGATGCGTTCACCACGCCCGATGCGGCTGTCTATGCGCTGAAGCTGACGCTCGCCGCGATGATCTGCTATGTGCTCTACAACGCGATCGCGTGGCCGGGCATTCTCACCTGCGTCGTCACCGTCCTCTTCACGGGCCTGAGCACTACGGGCGCGATGAAGCAGAAACAGCTCTACCGCTTCTCCGGCGCGGCGATCGGTGGACTCATCGGCATCTTCGTCGTCTCGGTCTTCTTCCCGAACATGGATTCGATCACCTCGCTGATCGTGCTGTTCGCGCCGATCTGCTTCTTCGCAGGCTGGGTGATGCGCTCGCCGAACATGGGTTACATCGGCGTGCAGATCGCGTTTGCGTTCTTCCTGACGACCATCGGCGGCTTCGGTCCGTCCACGCAGGTGACGCCTGCACGCGACCGCCTCATCGGTGTCGCGCTGGGCATCCTTGCGCTATGGCTGGTGTTCGATCAGCTCTGGCCGGTGCGCACCACGGATGCGCTGCGTCGCACGCTGCAACGCATCGGACTCGCCACCGAGCAGCTTCGCACGGAGGAGAATGCGGGGCGCTTCGAATCATTGCGCTCGATGGTCTCCACCGAGCTGGCGAACGCGCAGCAGCTTGAGGTGGCCGTGCACTTCGACGTCGGTCGGCACCAGAAGCGCGAACTGCTGGAGACGCGCAAGCTGCTGCATCGCATTGAAGCTGCGGCTGCGGAGTTCTACGCGGAGGCAGCGTCGCACTTTTGA
- a CDS encoding TetR/AcrR family transcriptional regulator, whose translation MAKKVPVKKAEPAANLRQRIIRAASEIFVSEGYDHLSMRRVAELAGCSQMAAYRHFANKEALTQHLCAQLYTDFTQQMFARMDAAEDPMKKLRIFIASLLEFAQTYPDHYSIVFLVRHSDPEVVEEREALGQRFLGAIHSLIREILPKGTSAAISATRMRQVVTAVHGTAALLIAHPRAYGLTPQRVVKDTEEAVERILG comes from the coding sequence TTGGCAAAGAAGGTTCCTGTGAAGAAGGCTGAGCCTGCGGCCAATCTGCGGCAGCGCATCATCCGCGCGGCCAGCGAGATCTTCGTCAGCGAAGGCTACGACCATCTCTCCATGCGTCGCGTCGCGGAGCTTGCCGGATGCTCGCAGATGGCGGCGTATCGTCATTTCGCAAACAAGGAAGCGCTCACCCAGCATCTCTGCGCGCAGCTCTACACCGACTTCACACAGCAGATGTTCGCGCGCATGGACGCTGCGGAGGACCCGATGAAGAAGCTCCGCATCTTCATCGCCTCGCTGCTGGAGTTCGCGCAGACGTATCCGGACCACTACTCCATCGTTTTTCTCGTCCGGCACTCGGACCCTGAGGTCGTGGAAGAGCGTGAGGCCTTGGGGCAGCGATTCCTCGGGGCGATCCATTCGCTCATCCGAGAGATCCTGCCGAAGGGTACGTCCGCGGCGATTTCTGCCACGCGGATGCGCCAGGTTGTGACAGCGGTACACGGCACGGCGGCATTGCTCATCGCGCATCCTCGCGCTTATGGGCTCACGCCGCAGCGTGTGGTGAAAGATACCGAAGAAGCCGTTGAAAGAATTCTGGGCTAG
- a CDS encoding TolC family protein, translating to MKHSSGLPVLSSRIATTLGLAACLSSAGFAQVMLPAQAAKAPACASAARHVSGCSGSACDATPVPELDSKQQYDLPTLIDMAESLSPETCIAWATAKRSLEQAGIARAEYLPVMAFVAHGGDSRSIVPFPKPIAPRGYVIAEIPEIVVQAELEYKLLDFGRPARVDAAKLAAQASSLRMTRTQQQVAFNTARGFYRVQETEGQLAAAKQILNTAQTLQANAQMQFDNGRATLPDVQNADAGAAEAQFDLANAEGEVKKAKLALTEAIGVEPTTEIEVVAAEKTRPEEFRANVDEMLQQAWKSRPDLLAREDEFKRAKDSVKNARSRYLPTVSMAAVVGQTNMDPTADYGYLGPASVTTWSAQGQLRWEIFNGARGHELQAAKAEQKAAAEEKRAAEDSVTRQVWEAYVDLQTALEQQRAAQTFLTSSQTSYDSSLDAFRYGVRSLVDVVQAEKLLAQARLASVKAEARTLQSRAALSYALGAMPATATSNGVRP from the coding sequence ATGAAACATTCATCTGGTTTACCCGTTCTTTCTTCCCGTATTGCGACAACGCTGGGTTTGGCGGCTTGCCTGAGCAGCGCTGGTTTCGCGCAGGTCATGCTTCCCGCGCAGGCGGCCAAAGCGCCAGCTTGTGCGTCCGCAGCTCGCCACGTGAGCGGCTGCAGCGGATCCGCCTGCGACGCGACGCCTGTTCCTGAGCTCGACAGCAAGCAGCAGTACGATCTGCCAACGCTGATCGACATGGCCGAGAGCCTGAGCCCGGAGACCTGCATTGCATGGGCCACGGCGAAGCGCTCGCTCGAGCAGGCAGGCATTGCCCGCGCTGAGTATCTGCCGGTGATGGCGTTTGTCGCGCATGGCGGCGACTCGCGCTCCATCGTTCCCTTCCCCAAGCCGATTGCGCCACGCGGCTACGTCATCGCAGAGATCCCGGAGATCGTCGTGCAAGCCGAGCTTGAGTACAAGCTGCTTGACTTTGGCCGTCCGGCCCGCGTGGATGCAGCGAAACTCGCCGCGCAGGCTTCTTCGCTGCGCATGACGCGCACGCAGCAGCAGGTTGCGTTCAATACGGCGCGTGGTTTCTATCGCGTGCAGGAGACCGAAGGCCAGCTTGCGGCGGCGAAGCAGATTTTGAACACGGCCCAAACGCTGCAAGCGAACGCGCAGATGCAGTTTGACAACGGTCGCGCCACGTTGCCTGATGTGCAGAACGCAGACGCTGGTGCGGCCGAAGCGCAGTTCGATCTGGCCAATGCCGAAGGCGAAGTGAAGAAGGCGAAACTCGCACTGACCGAAGCAATTGGTGTTGAGCCGACGACGGAGATTGAAGTCGTTGCCGCTGAGAAGACCAGGCCTGAAGAGTTCCGCGCGAATGTTGACGAGATGCTGCAACAGGCATGGAAGTCGCGGCCTGACCTGCTGGCTCGCGAAGACGAGTTCAAGCGCGCGAAGGACAGCGTGAAGAACGCTCGCTCACGCTATCTTCCTACGGTCAGCATGGCCGCGGTGGTGGGCCAGACGAACATGGACCCCACCGCCGACTACGGCTACCTTGGCCCCGCCAGTGTCACGACCTGGTCAGCACAAGGACAGCTTCGCTGGGAGATCTTCAACGGTGCGCGCGGCCACGAATTGCAAGCTGCGAAGGCGGAGCAGAAGGCCGCCGCCGAAGAGAAGCGCGCTGCCGAAGATTCCGTGACTCGCCAGGTGTGGGAGGCTTATGTCGATCTGCAAACGGCGCTCGAGCAGCAGCGTGCCGCGCAGACCTTCCTCACCTCCTCGCAGACCTCGTATGACTCATCTCTCGATGCGTTCCGCTACGGTGTGCGCTCGCTCGTCGATGTTGTGCAGGCAGAGAAGCTGCTCGCGCAGGCGCGATTGGCGTCGGTGAAGGCTGAAGCCCGTACGCTGCAGAGCCGCGCGGCACTGAGTTATGCGCTGGGCGCGATGCCCGCGACCGCTACCTCGAATGGAGTTCGTCCATGA